One stretch of Candidatus Bathyarchaeia archaeon DNA includes these proteins:
- the tsaA gene encoding tRNA (N6-threonylcarbamoyladenosine(37)-N6)-methyltransferase TrmO — protein MSSPTTITLKPIGYIKTQAIGSQVRDKTRTAEIVIDPQLQPALDGITDYSHIYVLFWMHQIPQEKTQTLHVHPRGRSDLPLVGVFAARTNLHPNSIGLTLVELLKVEGNVLTVRGLDAFNDTPVLDIKPYDTWERIDKPKLPQWWLRLEEEKTKKE, from the coding sequence GTGTCTTCTCCCACAACTATAACCCTAAAACCCATAGGCTACATAAAGACCCAAGCCATCGGCAGCCAAGTTAGAGACAAAACCCGAACCGCCGAAATCGTAATTGACCCCCAACTGCAACCCGCCCTCGACGGCATAACCGACTACTCCCACATTTACGTGCTGTTTTGGATGCACCAAATTCCCCAAGAAAAGACCCAAACGCTTCACGTGCACCCCCGAGGCAGAAGCGATTTGCCCTTGGTCGGCGTGTTCGCGGCAAGAACCAACCTCCATCCCAACTCAATCGGTCTCACGTTGGTGGAGCTGCTTAAAGTGGAGGGCAATGTTTTGACGGTGCGCGGATTAGACGCCTTCAACGACACACCTGTATTAGACATTAAACCCTACGACACATGGGAAAGGATAGACAAACCGAAACTGCCGCAGTGGTGGTTAAGGTTGGAGGAAGAAAAAACGAAAAAAGAGTAA